A single genomic interval of Juglans regia cultivar Chandler chromosome 1, Walnut 2.0, whole genome shotgun sequence harbors:
- the LOC108988172 gene encoding geranylgeranyl pyrophosphate synthase, chloroplastic/chromoplastic-like — MAFSATISSCQTSPFLNNPSNVLENPTRIPFVHLKRVPMKTRATHIVKSSLFQPLLTEEVMTMSLQQTPLRTSQFEEYMATKAKKVNKALGEAVPLQHPLKIHEAMRYSLLAGGKRVRPILCIASCELVGGDESLAMPVACAAEMIHTMSLIHDDLPCMDNDDLRRGKATNHKVFGEETAVLAGDALLSLAFEHVAAQTTKVSPDRVIQAIAELGSAVGSEGLVAGQVMDLCSEGTEVNLSELEYIHVHKTAKLLEASAVCGVIMAGGNVIEIERVRNYARCVGLLFQVVDDILDVTKSSEELGKTAGKDLASDKATYPKLMGIDKANKFARILADQAMQELAYFEPTKAAPLCYLADYIANRKN, encoded by the coding sequence ATGGCCTTCTCTGCAACCATCTCAAGTTGCCAGACTTCACCCTTTCTCAACAACCCCAGCAATGTCCTAGAAAACCCCACTAGAATCCCATTTGTGCACCTCAAACGTGTTCCCATGAAAACTAGAGCCACCcatattgtaaaatcatctctGTTCCAACCACTACTTACTGAAGAAGTAATGACCATGTCCCTGCAACAAACCCCTTTACGCACATCCCAATTCGAAGAATACATGGCCACGAAGGCAAAAAAGGTGAACAAAGCATTGGGTGAGGCCGTGCCTCTGCAACATCCCTTGAAAATCCATGAGGCTATGAGATACTCGCTTCTTGCCGGTGGAAAGCGTGTCCGTCCGATTTTATGCATTGCTTCGTGTGAATTGGTGGGAGGGGATGAGTCCTTAGCGATGCCGGTTGCTTGTGCTGCCGAGATGATCCACACCATGTCACTAATCCACGATGATCTTCCTTGCATGGACAACGATGATCTTCGGCGCGGCAAGGCCACAAACCACAAGGTTTTCGGCGAAGAAACTGCTGTCTTAGCCGGTGATGCACTCCTCTCCCTTGCCTTCGAACACGTAGCAGCCCAGACCACAAAAGTTTCTCCCGACCGCGTCATCCAAGCCATTGCAGAGCTTGGTTCAGCCGTCGGCTCAGAAGGGCTTGTGGCGGGCCAAGTAATGGACCTTTGTAGCGAGGGAACAGAGGTGAATTTGAGTGAGTTGGAGTACATTCATGTCCATAAAACAGCGAAGCTCCTGGAGGCTTCAGCTGTGTGTGGGGTGATAATGGCAGGTGGGAACGTGATTGAGATAGAGAGGGTGAGGAATTATGCGAGGTGTGTAGGGCTGTTATTTCAGGTGGTGGATGATATTTTGGATGTGACAAAGTCGTCGGAGGAGCTGGGAAAGACAGCCGGGAAGGATTTGGCAAGCGACAAGGCTACATATCCTAAGCTAATGGGCATCGACAAGGCCAACAAGTTTGCCCGCATACTGGCGGATCAAGCAATGCAAGAGCTTGCCTACTTCGAACCCACAAAAGCTGCCCCCTTGTGCTATTTAGCTGACTACATTGCCAATCGGAAGAATTAG
- the LOC108988174 gene encoding glutathione S-transferase DHAR3, chloroplastic-like: MSTATTAKIQPTPCSFSSTVRHVGFFNLRLSRSAHVSSNSSNNQVGRHGIRRALTVSMSSAPSSNPLEICVKASVTTPNKLGDCPFCQRVLLTLEEKHLPYDLKFVDLAHKPAWFLKINPGGKVPVIKLDEKWMPDSDVITQALEEKYPNPPLGTPPEKASVGSKIFSTFIGFLKSKDPSDGTEKALLNELTSFNNYIKENGPFVNGKEVSAVDLSLGPKLHHLEIALGHYKNWSVPDSLPYAKSYMKAIFSRDSFIKTRALPDDVIAVGVPKHWVKLSVACVLDCAALNP, encoded by the exons ATGTCGACTGCGACGACTGCCAAAATCCAACCCACACCGTGTTCGTTCTCATCGACCGTTAGACACGTCGGCTTCTTCAATCTCCGGCTTTCCCGAAGCGCCCATGTATCATCCAACAGCTCCAACAACCAAGTTGGACGCCACGGTATCAGAAGAGCCCTCACGGTCTCCATGTCTTCTGCTCCGTCTTCCAACCCTCTTGAAATCTGCGTTAAAGCTTCCGTCACTACCCCCAACAAGCTCGGTGACT GTCCATTTTGCCAAAGGGTATTGCTGACTTTGGAGGAAAAGCATCTCCCTTATGATCTCAAGTTTGTAGATTTGGCTCACAAGCCGGCATG GTTCTTAAAAATTAATCCAGGAGGTAAAGTTCCTGTAATTAAACTTGATGAGAAGTGGATGCCAGATTCAGATGTGATCACACAAGCACTAGAAGAAAAGTACCCTAATCCACCACTGGGAACCCCTCCCGAGAAGGCTTCAGT TGGGTCGAAGATCTTCTCCACATTTATTGGTTTTCTCAAAAGCAAAGACCCCAGTGACGGAACGGAGAAAGCGTTGCTCAACGAACTCACTTCTTTTAACAACtatattaaagaaaat GGTCCTTTTGTCAATGGGAAAGAAGTTTCTGCTGTAGACTTGTCACTTGGACCCAAGCTGCATCATCTAGAGATTGCTTTGGGGCATTACAAGAACTGGTCAGTTCCAGATTCTCTTCCCTATGCGAAGTCTTACATGAAG GCTATCTTCTCAAGGgattcatttattaaaacaCGTGCACTGCCAGACGATGTAATTGCGGTTGGCGTCCCAAAGCATTGGGTTAAATTGTCTGTAGCTTGTGTATTAGACTGCGCAGCTCTAAACCCATAA